One Temnothorax longispinosus isolate EJ_2023e chromosome 8, Tlon_JGU_v1, whole genome shotgun sequence genomic region harbors:
- the Atp8a gene encoding probable phospholipid-transporting ATPase IA isoform X6 — protein MRIRDLTRRAARAPAQSMQPARRNPRVPSPEPLRPFTPPDLSSIPHMDGTPLHNGSGNNNGGNGNSGNASPAVNRANDGAQQESTGPFIVGSPIDLGDIDNVDNIGLRLDPVRRSSRRRAREHIELQETGSPDSDVGPVRAENGGSQGDDQLAGQQNDGEERVIFVNAPHQPAKYRNNHVTTAKYSFLSFVPLFLFEQFRRYSNCFFLFIALMQQIPDVSPTGRWTTLVPLIFILSVSALKEIVEDVKRHRADDETNMREVEVLREGRWQWIQWRAIAVGDVVKVHNNTFFPADLIMLSSSEPQGMSFIETANLDGETNLKIRQAHSDTANLLDTAELMNFHANIQCEPPNRHLYEFHGVLRETNKQSVALGPDQLLLRGAMLRNTRWVFGVVIYTGHDTKLMQNNTATAPLKRSTLDRLINTQTLMLFFILLLLCILSAIFNAVWTNANKEGLWYLGLQEEMTKNFAFNLLTFIILFNNLIPISLQVTLEVVRFVQATFINMDIEMYHPETNTPAMARTSNLNEELGIVKYIFTDKTGTLTKNVMEFKRCSVGGRLYDLPNPSNGHGSTSDSNCDLIKDILEGRAVRDPSNPIDKKKAEHAAILHEFMVMLSVCHTVIPEKIDDSIIYHAASPDERALVDGARNFNYVFDMRTPSYVEIKALGETQRYEILNVIEFTSARKRMSVIVKTPEGKIKIFCKGADSAIYERLMSASLETSDLDLEHADDFRETTLEHLEAFATDGLRTLCFASAEIPENVYQWWRESYHKASISVRNRETMLDQAANFIESKLTLLGATAIEDQLQDQVPETIQAFIQADIHVWVLTGDKQETALNIGYSCKLITHGMPLYIINESSLDKTREVIIQRCLDFGIDLKCKNEVALIIDGSTLDYALSCDIRMEFLELCSACKVVICCRVSPIQKAEVVDLITSNKKAVTLAIGDGANDVAMIQKAHIGVGISGVEGLQAACASDYSIAQFRFLKRLLFVHGSWNYSRMCKLILYSFYKNICLYVIELWFAIYSGWSGQILFERWSIGLYNVVFTAAPPLAMGLFDKVCSAETHLAHPGLYATKNNGESFFNIKVFWVWIINGLIHSSLLYWLPLMALKQDVAWANGRDGGYLLLGNFVYTYVVVTVCAKAGLIINSWTWVTHLATWGSIILWFLFILIYSNFWPVLNVGAVMLGNDRMLFSSPVFWLGLILIPTAVLLLDVTVKAVRNTIWKSVTEAARENEIKKSDPGDIFNNQDYRSSWFRVLARGGWLGDPDRRDQSLRHESSETRRDVI, from the exons GCGCCGGCACAGTCAATGCAACCAGCCAGGAGGAACCCCCGGGTTCCCAGTCCTGAGCCGTTGCGGCCGTTCACCCCGCCGGACCTCTCTTCCATACCCCATATGGACGGCACACCCCTGCACAACGGCAGCGGCAACAACAACGGCGGCAACGGCAACAGCGGTAACGCGTCACCGGCGGTCAACCGGGCGAACGACGGCGCACAACAGGAATCCACCGGGCCGTTCATCGTCGGCAGTCCCATCGATCTCGGGGATATCGATAATGTCGACAATATCGGTCTCCGTCTGGACCCCGTCAGACGCAGCAGCAGACGGAGAGCGCGGGAGCACATCGAGCTCCAGGAGACCGGCTCGCCGGATTCCGATG TTGGCCCGGTAAGGGCGGAAAATGGTGGCTCACAGGGCGACGATCAGCTAGCCGGGCAACAGAATGACGGCGAAGAGAGGGTCATTTTCGTCAATGCCCCTCATCAGCCGGCGAAATACAGAAACAATCACGTTACTACCGCCAAGTATTCATTTCTGTCGTTCGTACCCCTGTTCCTGTTCGAACAATTCCGCCGCTACAGTAACTGCTTCTTCCTGTTCATCGCACTCATGCAG caAATACCAGACGTATCTCCGACAGGACGCTGGACAACATTGGTTCCACTGATTTTCATTCTTAGCGTGTCCGCTTTGAAAGAGATAGTCGAGGACGTT AAGAGGCACAGAGCGGACGATGAAACAAACATGAGAGAGGTGGAGGTGCTGAGGGAAGGGCGCTGGCAGTGGATACAGTGGCGCGCCATAGCCGTCGGCGATGTGGTTAAG GTTCACAACAACACTTTCTTCCCCGCTGACTTGATTATGTTGTCGTCGTCGGAACCACAGGGTATGTCCTTCATAGAGACCGCCAACCTGGACGGCGAGACGAATCTGAAGATCCGACAGGCCCATTCCGACACTGCCAATCTCTTAGATACTGCGGAATTAATGAATTTTCACGCGAACATTCAATGCGAGCCGCCCAACAGGCATTTATACGAGTTTCACGGAGTCCTACGGGAGACCAATAAACA GAGTGTAGCTTTAGGGCCCGATCAATTGTTACTCCGTGGCGCGATGTTGCGGAACACACGGTGGGTGTTCGGTGTAGTCATATACACGGGACACGATACGAAACTCATGCAGAATAATACCGCGACAGCGCCGTTGAAGCGATCCACCCTGGATCGGTTGATCAACACGCAGACACTGATGCTATTTTTCATACTTCTTCTGTTGTGCATTCTTTCCGCGATATTCAACGCCGTGTGGACGAACGCCAACAAGGAAGGCCTCTGGTACCTGGGATTGCAAG AGGAAATGACTAAGAACTTCGCTTTCAATCTGCTGACGtttattattctcttcaataatttaataccgATATCGCTGCAAGTGACGCTCGAGGTAGTGAGATTCGTTCAGGCTACGTTTATTAACATGGACATAGAAATGTATCACCCGGAAACGAACACTCCGGCGATGGCTCGTACGAGTAACCTGAACGAGGAACTCGGGATAGTTAAGTACATATTCACGGATAAAACCGGCACCCTTACGAAGAACGTCATGGAGTTTAAGCGGTGTTCAGTCGGCGGAAGATTGTATGA TTTGCCAAATCCTTCAAACGGCCACGGAAGTACGAGTGACAGCAATTGCGATTTAATTAAGGATATTTTGGAAGGAAGAGCCGTGCGGGACCCCTCGAATCCTATCGACAAGAAGAAAGCGGAGCACGCAGCCATACTTCACGAGTTTATGGTCATGTTATCAGTTTGCCACACGGTTATTCCCGAAAAAATAGACGATTCCATAATCTATCACGCTGCGTCTCCTG ATGAAAGAGCGCTGGTAGATGGGGCACGTAACTTTAACTACGTGTTTGACATGCGAACGCCCAGCTACGTGGAAATCAAAGCTCTAGGCGAGACGCAGCGATACGAAATCCTGAACGTTATAGAATTCACCTCGGCCAGGAAGCGTATGTCGGTGATCGTGAAAACGCCCGAgggaaagattaaaattttttgcaaaggCGCGGACTCGGCTATTTACGAAAGATTGATGTCGGCTTCTTTAGAAACTAGCGATCTTGATTTAGAACACGCGGATGATTTTCGTGAGACGACCCTAGAGCATTTGGAAGCTTTCGCCACGGACGGATTGCGAACGCTTTGTTTCGCCTCCGCGGAAATACCCGAAAATGTTTATCAG TGGTGGCGCGAATCGTATCATAAAGCGTCGATCAGTGTTAGGAATCGCGAAACTATGTTGGATCAAGCTGCGAATTTTATTGAGAGTAAACTCACGTTATTAGGGGCAACTGCGATTGAAGATCAACTACAAGATcaa GTTCCAGAAACGATACAGGCTTTTATACAAGCTGATATCCATGTCTGGGTATTGACGGGAGATAAGCAGGAAACCGCCCTAAATATCGGTTACTCGTGTAAATTGATAACGCACGGAATGCCactttacattattaatgAATCTTCTTTGGAT AAAACAAGAGAAGTCATCATCCAACGCTGTCTTGATTTTGGGATTGACTTAAAATGCAAAAACGAAGTAGCCCTGATTATAGACGGCAGTACGTTGGACTATGCTTTGTCTTGCGACATCAGGATGGAGTTCTTGGAATTATGTTCAGCTTGCAAAGTCGTCATTTGTTGCAGAGTATCGCCGATTCAAAAAGCTGAG GTGGTTGACTTAATCACGAGTAACAAGAAAGCGGTGACACTTGCGATTGGGGATGGCGCGAACGATGTGGCCATGATACAAAAAGCTCACATCGGCGTCG GCATCTCGGGTGTGGAGGGTCTTCAAGCGGCCTGTGCCTCGGATTACTCCATCGCACAGTTTCGTTTCCTGAAACGTCTGTTATTCGTTCACGGTTCTTGGAATTATAGCAGAATGTGTAAATTAATCTTGTATTCGTTTTACaagaatatttgtttatatgtaATCGAATTATGGTTTGCCATCTATTCCGGCTGGTCCGGACAGATCCTTTTCGAAAGATGGTCAATTGGACTTTACAACGTG GTTTTTACCGCTGCTCCTCCATTAGCTATGGGTCTCTTTGACAAAGTGTGTTCCGCGGAAACTCACTTGGCTCATCCGGGATTGTACGCGACGAAGAATAACGGCGAGTCATTCttcaatattaaa GTATTTTGGGTATGGATTATAAATGGGCTGATTCATTCGTCGCTATTGTATTGGCTGCCGCTAATGGCTTTGAAGCAAGACGTAGCTTGGGCGAACGGTAGAGACGGTGGCTATCTTCTACTAGGAAACTTTGTCTATACC TATGTTGTAGTAACGGTATGCGCGAAGGCGGGTCTAATAATAAACTCATGGACATGGGTCACCCACTTGGCGACATGGGGATCTATTATACTCTggttcttatttattttaatatatag TAATTTTTGGCCCGTCTTGAACGTCGGCGCTGTGATGCTGGGCAATGAtagaatgttattttcttcGCCTGTTTTTTGGCTGGGACTCATATTAATACCTACCGCGGTATTACTACTGGATGTCACAGTAAAGGC AGTGAGGAATACTATTTGGAAGTCCGTAACAGAAGCAGCCCGAGAGAATGAAATCAAGAAATCTGATCCTGGTGATATATTCAACAATCAGGATTACAGAAGCTC ATGGTTTCGCGTTCTCGCAAGAGGAGGGTGGCTCGGTGACCCAGACCGACGTGATCAGAGCCTACGACACGAATCTTCCGAAACCCGGCGGGATGTGATTTAA
- the Atp8a gene encoding probable phospholipid-transporting ATPase IA isoform X1 — protein sequence MRIRDLTRRAARAPAQSMQPARRNPRVPSPEPLRPFTPPDLSSIPHMDGTPLHNGSGNNNGGNGNSGNASPAVNRANDGAQQESTGPFIVGSPIDLGDIDNVDNIGLRLDPVRRSSRRRAREHIELQETGSPDSDVGPVRAENGGSQGDDQLAGQQNDGEERVIFVNAPHQPAKYRNNHVTTAKYSFLSFVPLFLFEQFRRYSNCFFLFIALMQQIPDVSPTGRWTTLVPLIFILSVSALKEIVEDVKRHRADDETNMREVEVLREGRWQWIQWRAIAVGDVVKVHNNTFFPADLIMLSSSEPQGMSFIETANLDGETNLKIRQAHSDTANLLDTAELMNFHANIQCEPPNRHLYEFHGVLRETNKQSVALGPDQLLLRGAMLRNTRWVFGVVIYTGHDTKLMQNNTATAPLKRSTLDRLINTQTLMLFFILLLLCILSAIFNAVWTNANKEGLWYLGLQEEMTKNFAFNLLTFIILFNNLIPISLQVTLEVVRFVQATFINMDIEMYHPETNTPAMARTSNLNEELGIVKYIFTDKTGTLTKNVMEFKRCSVGGRLYDLPNPSNGHGSTSDSNCDLIKDILEGRAVRDPSNPIDKKKAEHAAILHEFMVMLSVCHTVIPEKIDDSIIYHAASPDERALVDGARNFNYVFDMRTPSYVEIKALGETQRYEILNVIEFTSARKRMSVIVKTPEGKIKIFCKGADSAIYERLMSASLETSDLDLEHADDFRETTLEHLEAFATDGLRTLCFASAEIPENVYQWWRESYHKASISVRNRETMLDQAANFIESKLTLLGATAIEDQLQDQVPETIQAFIQADIHVWVLTGDKQETALNIGYSCKLITHGMPLYIINESSLDKTREVIIQRCLDFGIDLKCKNEVALIIDGSTLDYALSCDIRMEFLELCSACKVVICCRVSPIQKAEVVDLITSNKKAVTLAIGDGANDVAMIQKAHIGVGISGVEGLQAACASDYSIAQFRFLKRLLFVHGSWNYSRMCKLILYSFYKNICLYVIELWFAIYSGWSGQILFERWSIGLYNVVFTAAPPLAMGLFDKVCSAETHLAHPGLYATKNNGESFFNIKVFWVWIINGLIHSSLLYWLPLMALKQDVAWANGRDGGYLLLGNFVYTYVVVTVCAKAGLIINSWTWVTHLATWGSIILWFLFILIYSNFWPVLNVGAVMLGNDRMLFSSPVFWLGLILIPTAVLLLDVTVKAVRNTIWKSVTEAARENEIKKSDPGDIFNNQDYRSSLTETARLLKNVKSVFTRRSNAASRVSVEVELSQINELRPLLLRMLRDADGFAFSQEEGGSVTQTDVIRAYDTNLPKPGGM from the exons GCGCCGGCACAGTCAATGCAACCAGCCAGGAGGAACCCCCGGGTTCCCAGTCCTGAGCCGTTGCGGCCGTTCACCCCGCCGGACCTCTCTTCCATACCCCATATGGACGGCACACCCCTGCACAACGGCAGCGGCAACAACAACGGCGGCAACGGCAACAGCGGTAACGCGTCACCGGCGGTCAACCGGGCGAACGACGGCGCACAACAGGAATCCACCGGGCCGTTCATCGTCGGCAGTCCCATCGATCTCGGGGATATCGATAATGTCGACAATATCGGTCTCCGTCTGGACCCCGTCAGACGCAGCAGCAGACGGAGAGCGCGGGAGCACATCGAGCTCCAGGAGACCGGCTCGCCGGATTCCGATG TTGGCCCGGTAAGGGCGGAAAATGGTGGCTCACAGGGCGACGATCAGCTAGCCGGGCAACAGAATGACGGCGAAGAGAGGGTCATTTTCGTCAATGCCCCTCATCAGCCGGCGAAATACAGAAACAATCACGTTACTACCGCCAAGTATTCATTTCTGTCGTTCGTACCCCTGTTCCTGTTCGAACAATTCCGCCGCTACAGTAACTGCTTCTTCCTGTTCATCGCACTCATGCAG caAATACCAGACGTATCTCCGACAGGACGCTGGACAACATTGGTTCCACTGATTTTCATTCTTAGCGTGTCCGCTTTGAAAGAGATAGTCGAGGACGTT AAGAGGCACAGAGCGGACGATGAAACAAACATGAGAGAGGTGGAGGTGCTGAGGGAAGGGCGCTGGCAGTGGATACAGTGGCGCGCCATAGCCGTCGGCGATGTGGTTAAG GTTCACAACAACACTTTCTTCCCCGCTGACTTGATTATGTTGTCGTCGTCGGAACCACAGGGTATGTCCTTCATAGAGACCGCCAACCTGGACGGCGAGACGAATCTGAAGATCCGACAGGCCCATTCCGACACTGCCAATCTCTTAGATACTGCGGAATTAATGAATTTTCACGCGAACATTCAATGCGAGCCGCCCAACAGGCATTTATACGAGTTTCACGGAGTCCTACGGGAGACCAATAAACA GAGTGTAGCTTTAGGGCCCGATCAATTGTTACTCCGTGGCGCGATGTTGCGGAACACACGGTGGGTGTTCGGTGTAGTCATATACACGGGACACGATACGAAACTCATGCAGAATAATACCGCGACAGCGCCGTTGAAGCGATCCACCCTGGATCGGTTGATCAACACGCAGACACTGATGCTATTTTTCATACTTCTTCTGTTGTGCATTCTTTCCGCGATATTCAACGCCGTGTGGACGAACGCCAACAAGGAAGGCCTCTGGTACCTGGGATTGCAAG AGGAAATGACTAAGAACTTCGCTTTCAATCTGCTGACGtttattattctcttcaataatttaataccgATATCGCTGCAAGTGACGCTCGAGGTAGTGAGATTCGTTCAGGCTACGTTTATTAACATGGACATAGAAATGTATCACCCGGAAACGAACACTCCGGCGATGGCTCGTACGAGTAACCTGAACGAGGAACTCGGGATAGTTAAGTACATATTCACGGATAAAACCGGCACCCTTACGAAGAACGTCATGGAGTTTAAGCGGTGTTCAGTCGGCGGAAGATTGTATGA TTTGCCAAATCCTTCAAACGGCCACGGAAGTACGAGTGACAGCAATTGCGATTTAATTAAGGATATTTTGGAAGGAAGAGCCGTGCGGGACCCCTCGAATCCTATCGACAAGAAGAAAGCGGAGCACGCAGCCATACTTCACGAGTTTATGGTCATGTTATCAGTTTGCCACACGGTTATTCCCGAAAAAATAGACGATTCCATAATCTATCACGCTGCGTCTCCTG ATGAAAGAGCGCTGGTAGATGGGGCACGTAACTTTAACTACGTGTTTGACATGCGAACGCCCAGCTACGTGGAAATCAAAGCTCTAGGCGAGACGCAGCGATACGAAATCCTGAACGTTATAGAATTCACCTCGGCCAGGAAGCGTATGTCGGTGATCGTGAAAACGCCCGAgggaaagattaaaattttttgcaaaggCGCGGACTCGGCTATTTACGAAAGATTGATGTCGGCTTCTTTAGAAACTAGCGATCTTGATTTAGAACACGCGGATGATTTTCGTGAGACGACCCTAGAGCATTTGGAAGCTTTCGCCACGGACGGATTGCGAACGCTTTGTTTCGCCTCCGCGGAAATACCCGAAAATGTTTATCAG TGGTGGCGCGAATCGTATCATAAAGCGTCGATCAGTGTTAGGAATCGCGAAACTATGTTGGATCAAGCTGCGAATTTTATTGAGAGTAAACTCACGTTATTAGGGGCAACTGCGATTGAAGATCAACTACAAGATcaa GTTCCAGAAACGATACAGGCTTTTATACAAGCTGATATCCATGTCTGGGTATTGACGGGAGATAAGCAGGAAACCGCCCTAAATATCGGTTACTCGTGTAAATTGATAACGCACGGAATGCCactttacattattaatgAATCTTCTTTGGAT AAAACAAGAGAAGTCATCATCCAACGCTGTCTTGATTTTGGGATTGACTTAAAATGCAAAAACGAAGTAGCCCTGATTATAGACGGCAGTACGTTGGACTATGCTTTGTCTTGCGACATCAGGATGGAGTTCTTGGAATTATGTTCAGCTTGCAAAGTCGTCATTTGTTGCAGAGTATCGCCGATTCAAAAAGCTGAG GTGGTTGACTTAATCACGAGTAACAAGAAAGCGGTGACACTTGCGATTGGGGATGGCGCGAACGATGTGGCCATGATACAAAAAGCTCACATCGGCGTCG GCATCTCGGGTGTGGAGGGTCTTCAAGCGGCCTGTGCCTCGGATTACTCCATCGCACAGTTTCGTTTCCTGAAACGTCTGTTATTCGTTCACGGTTCTTGGAATTATAGCAGAATGTGTAAATTAATCTTGTATTCGTTTTACaagaatatttgtttatatgtaATCGAATTATGGTTTGCCATCTATTCCGGCTGGTCCGGACAGATCCTTTTCGAAAGATGGTCAATTGGACTTTACAACGTG GTTTTTACCGCTGCTCCTCCATTAGCTATGGGTCTCTTTGACAAAGTGTGTTCCGCGGAAACTCACTTGGCTCATCCGGGATTGTACGCGACGAAGAATAACGGCGAGTCATTCttcaatattaaa GTATTTTGGGTATGGATTATAAATGGGCTGATTCATTCGTCGCTATTGTATTGGCTGCCGCTAATGGCTTTGAAGCAAGACGTAGCTTGGGCGAACGGTAGAGACGGTGGCTATCTTCTACTAGGAAACTTTGTCTATACC TATGTTGTAGTAACGGTATGCGCGAAGGCGGGTCTAATAATAAACTCATGGACATGGGTCACCCACTTGGCGACATGGGGATCTATTATACTCTggttcttatttattttaatatatag TAATTTTTGGCCCGTCTTGAACGTCGGCGCTGTGATGCTGGGCAATGAtagaatgttattttcttcGCCTGTTTTTTGGCTGGGACTCATATTAATACCTACCGCGGTATTACTACTGGATGTCACAGTAAAGGC AGTGAGGAATACTATTTGGAAGTCCGTAACAGAAGCAGCCCGAGAGAATGAAATCAAGAAATCTGATCCTGGTGATATATTCAACAATCAGGATTACAGAAGCTC ATTGACCGAGACGGCGAGGTTgctgaaaaatgttaaaagcgTTTTCACCAGGCGCTCGAACGCCGCCTCCAGAGTCAGTGTCGAGGTGGAGCTATCAC AGATTAATGAATTGCGACCTTTGTTATTGCGCATGCTGCGCGATGCAGATGGTTTCGCGTTCTCGCAAGAGGAGGGTGGCTCGGTGACCCAGACCGACGTGATCAGAGCCTACGACACGAATCTTCCGAAACCCGGCGGGATGTGA